The following is a genomic window from Parabacteroides johnsonii DSM 18315.
GGTTCCCGACAAACCCCCAATACAGACGGAAGACAAAATTGAAGAAGAACACGAACGCCGCCACGAAATGGATAAAGCGCACCATGCCGAACCAGTAACTGAAGTTTGCCTCTGTCTCCGTCATAATAGCAGGAGGGTCGGCTATGATAAAACCGGTGATGCAGAGTATTACGATACAAAGTGCATTCAGCCAGTGATAGATACGCACGGGAAGCTCCCATACATAGACTTCTCTTAAACGTTTCTTACGACTTTTCATTGAGCTGCTTTTTAGAACGTGTCCATTTGATGCACATATTTTCCCTCTTCGTCATACAAGTGTACGGCACATGCCAGACAGGGATCAAACGAGTGAATAGTACGGAGGATTTCCAACGGCTGCTTCGGATCATGTATCGGCGTACCGATCAAAGATGATTCGTAAGCGGATAGTTTACCTATTTCGTCACGGGGAGAGGCATTCCAGGTAGTCGGTACGACCATTTGGTAATTCTTCACCTTGTTGTTTTCTATTACGATAAAATGAGCCAAAGCACCCCGAGGCGCTTCCGTCAGGCCAACGCCCTGGGCATGTTGCGGCCATGCTTCGCTCTCCCACATATAATGATTAACCATACGTGAGTCGCCGTTTTCGAGGTTCTTGATCAACCGGTCGTAAAACTCGAGCGCCCAATCGGCCGTAAGCTTCGTTTCCAGCCCACGGGCAGCTGTACGTCCGAGCGTGGAGAAAAGAGCTTCCAACGGCAGGTCAAGTTGCTTCAGCGTGTCGTCGATCAGTGATTTTTGCGGTTCCTTTCCGGCGGCATAAGCAACGATCATACGGGCGAGCGGTCCTACTTCCATTGGTTCCTCTTTCCATCGAGGTGTCTTGATCCAACTGTATTTATCTTCAACATTCAGATGTGTATAAGGAGGACGGGGACCTGTATAGTTCAGGTTCGTCTCGCCCTCGTACGGGTGCAGGCCGGCTTTATCGCCCTGTGTATAGTTGTACCAGGAATGGTAGATATACTCTTTTATTTCTTCCGGAGAGTTGGCATCGACAGGATGCACCTTCGACAGGTCTCGGTCCAGAACGATCCCGCGTGGCATCTTGTAGTTCTCCGTTTCCCCGTATTCGTACATAGGGAAATCCCCATAGGCGAGATAGTTTTTCACACCACCCCCTAATTTGCTCCATTCGTCCTTGTAGACATCAGCTATCATCAGCAGGTCGGGGATATACACCTGGTCGATAAAGGTTTTTGCCTCTTGCAACTTCTGTTTGACCAAAGCCAGACGCTCGGTGTTGATCGCATTGGCTTCGTTCAGGTCGATGCTGCACGGCATACCGCCAACTAAATAGTTTGGATGCGGGTTCTTCCCTCCGAATACAGCATGCACCTTGACTATTTCTTTCTGCCATTCGAGGGCTTCGAGGTAGTGGGCGACTGCGATCAGGTTTTGTTCGGGAGTCAACTTATAGGCTGGATGCCCCCAATAACCGTTGGCGAAGATTCCTAACTGTCCGCTTCCTACAAACTTATTGAGCCGTTCTTTCAACGCAGTGAAATAGCCAGTGGAGCTTTTCGGCCAAGGAGAGAGTTTCTGTGCAAGCAGCGAAGCCTCGGCGGGATCGGCTTTGAGGGCGGAAACGACATCCACCCAATCGAGCGCATGCAACTGGTAGAAATGGACGACATGATCGTGCATATACAATACGGCGGTCATGATGTTGCGTACCATCTGAGCATTGGGCGGGATGACGATATTGAACGCGTTCTCTACCGCCCGTACGGAGCAAAGCGAATGGATGGAGGTACACACTCCGCATACACGTCCGACGAAAACCCAGGCATCACGTGGGTCACGGTCTTTCACGATCGTTTCGATTCCGCGTACCATCGTGCCGGAGCTATATGCGTCTTTAATCTTTCCATTCTCTATATCGGCCTCGATCCGGAGGTGCCCTTCTATGCGGGTAAGCGGGTCTACTACTATTCTTTCTGACATAACTCTTGATAATTGAAGATTGAAAATTAGGAATAAGTTAGATGGTCGACTTGCTTTCGGGTTCGTCATTGTCGATCAGCTCTTTCTTGCGTATGTTGGTGGCTACGGCATGTACGGCGATACCAGCGACTGTGGCAGCACCGACAGCCAGGCCGATCTGGTCGGCAGTCGCTTCAATACCGAAACCGTGTACATCGGGCAGTCGCTTGTAAAAGGGACTCATATCCCAGAACCCCGCTTCACTACAGCCTAAGCAGGGATGCCCGCTCTGGATCGGATAACTGGTACTTTCGTTCCATTTGATGATACCGCAGGCATTGTAGGTGTTCGGCCCTTTACAGCCGACCTTATACAGACAGTAACCTCGTTTGGCATTTTCGTCGTCGAAACTTTCGACAAATAGGCCGGCATCGAAATTAGCACGGCGGTAACAGGTGTCGTGTACGCGGCGGCTATAGAACATCTTCGGACGTCCGAGAGCGTCGAGTTGAGGCATACGATCGTAGGTCAGCATATAGACGATGACGCCTGTCATGACATCGGCGATAGGAGGGCAGCCTTGCACGTTCATCAGTGGTTTACCTTTGATCAGCTTATGAATGGCTTTTGCCCCGGTAGGGTTCGGGTTGGCAGCCTGTATGCAGCCAGCAGAGGCACAGTTGCCCCACGCAATGATCGCTTTGGCACCTTCGGCACATTCCTCGACGATTTGCATAGCACTTTTTCCGCCGACACAGCAATAAGCTTCGTCTTTAGTCGGGATGGAACCTTCGATCATCAGGATGTATTCACCCCAATATTTCTTCATGGTCTCCTCCTTGCAAGCTTCGGCCTGGAAGCCGGAGGCCGCCATCAGCGTTTCCGTATAGTCAAGCGAGATATTATCGAACAGCAGGTTGCCTACCGTGGGATGATAAGAGCGGATGAACGATTCACTACAGCAGGTGCATTCCTGCAGGTGGAGCCAGATAACCGGAAGCCGAGGCTTTGTTTCCAATGCTTTTACTACTTGTGCCACACCACTTGATTCGAGTCCGATCAGGGCGGCAACAGTGGTACAGAATTTCAGGAAATCCCGGCGGGAGATGCCTTTCTGCAAGCATTCTTCGTAGATAGACGGTCTTTTATTTTCCATATCTTAGTCTTTTTGTTGATTCTTCTTTGTAAGTGAGGGTGTGTCGAAACTATCCTGTTTCCGCGCCCCTCGCGAGATCGCATTAAAACCAGCCCTATAAAAGTCTGATTGATAAGGTCTGTCCTTTTGCGGCCCCGCATCAAGTGGGGGACAAGGAGATTTTGACACACCTTCGTTCGATGGCATCTTTGTTAGCATATCCTCGGCAACTGTTCACCACTGAGCATATCGACAATCCTGTAATTACCATACAACGTTTTCATTTTAACCAATGTATGGTCTCTTTCCTGAATGCAGCCGATAACGGCGGCATTTTTTCCTTCCGGATAATTCCGCATGATAGCAAGCGCTTGTTCCGCCTTTTCTTCCGGTAGGATCACCAACACCAGTCCTTCGTTGGCGATATAAAGCGGATCGAGTCCTAAAATCTCCGAAGCGCCGCGCACGGCATCGGGAATCGGGAGCAGTGCCTCATCCAAGACTATCTCGACGCCGGCCACCTGTGCGATTTCATTCAACGTTCCGCTTATACCGCCTCGTGTCGGATCGCGCAGGACATGGACTTCCTCTATCTCTTGTAACAGCCCGCCAATCATATTGTTTAACGAAGCTGTATCACTTTTCAAGTCTGTTTCAAAACCCAGGCTTTCACGGGCGGAAAGGATGGTAATGCCATGCACGCCGATCAATCCACTACAAATGACTACATCACCGGGGTGAGCCTTGTCGGGGGCAATGTGAACACCTTCGGGAACGATGCCGATACCACTTGTATTAATGAAGAGTTTATCGCATTTGCCCCGTTCCACCACCTTCGTATCACCGGCGACAATCTGTACGCCCGCTCGTTCGGCTGCCGCTTTCATCGACAGAACGATACGCTGGAGATCGACAAAAGGCAATCCCTCTTCCAGTATGAAGCCGGCAGTCAGATAAAGCGGTCGGGCACCGCAGCAAGCCAGGTCGTTCACGGTCCCATTGACTGCCAAGTCCCCTATATCGCCACCGGGGAAAAAGATCGGGTCGACCACAAACGAATCGGTCGAGCAGGCCATCCGTCCGGCTTCTACCCGGAATACGCATCCGTCATGATCCTGTTCCAACAGGGAGTTGCGAAAAGCAGGATAGAAGATGTTACTTATCAGTTGGTGCGTCATTCGTCCGCCGCCACCGTGTGCCAATAGCACACAGTCGGAATCGGAGAAAGGAATGGGACAATTTGTCGTTTTCATATTCTGAATCTATTTATATCTATAATAAGCCGCGCAAACCCCTTCCGAAGAAACCATCGGCGCACCGACCGGATGGTCGGGTGTGCAGAGCGTTCCGAAAAAGGGACAGTCTTTCGTTTGTTTCGTTCCTCGCATAATATCACCAGCAATGCACTGTCCCTTTTCCACACCCGACGAGGTAGCCTCCAAACACTGTTTATGTGCCTTCGCGTCAAGCGCGGGGAGAAGGTGCGAGGCATCTTGCCGTGCAAATATCTCTTTTAGCCGTAATCCGCTTTGCGGAATAGTTCCGAGGCCTCGCCACTCCTGGTCGCAAAGTTCCAATGTCTCTTCCATCAGGGCACGGGCAGGCAGATTCCCTTCTTCGGGTACGACACGTTTATAAACGTTCTCTACCTTATATATACCAGCTTCCAGTTGAAGCAAACAACAGTAGATACCTAAAAGTAGATCGGCTGGCTCGAATCCAGTCACGACTATCGGTGTCTTATATTTCTCGGCGAGGTGACGATATGCCCCGTTTCCAGTGATGGCGCAAACATGTCCCGCCGCCAGGAAACCGTCGACACGCGATTCGGGATCGGATAGGATCGCCTCGATGGCAGGAGGTACAGTGAACAGAGAGGTATGCAGGTAGAAATTTTCCAACTTCCTCCGCGCAGCCTCTTTTAAAGCCATCATATGTACGGGAGCAGTCGTTTCAAAACCGATCGCAAAGAATACGATTTTCTTGTCAGGATGATCGGCAGCCAGGCTAACGGCATCCAATGGTGAATACAATATACGGATATCCGCCCCGCGTGCCTTGATCTGCAACAGATCTTCCCGGCTTCCCGGTACGCGCATCATATCACCGAAAGAAGCCAGTATGACATCCGGACGTTTAGCCAGTTCCAATGCGCGGTCGATGATTCCGACCGGAGTAACGCAAACCGGACAACCCGGTCCGTGAAGCAGCTTTACTTCCTCCGGCAACATCTCTTCCAGACGGTAACGTGCGATAGTATGCGTCTGTCCTCCGCATATCTCCATGATATGCCAGGGCCGTGTCACTACCTGCCGGATAGCCCGGACGAGCGACCGAACTTGTTCTTTGTCTCTGTATTCGTCTACGAAACGCATAGTTTCTCCAGATCTTTCAGTGTCTCTTCCGCTTCCTCCGCATTAATGACGGAGATAGCCATACCGGCATGGGCCAACACATAGTCGCCAATGGATACGTCGACCCACTGGACACATATACTCTTAACGATTCCGCTAAAATCCACTTTGGCCATTTTAAGCTCAGGGATGGAGTCATCGATGCTTACTATTCTTCCGGGTATTGCAAGACACATATTAGTAAAATCTTTGTTATATTTATCTAACTTCAAAAGTAAACAATATGTTCTGAAGAAATGTACGATAACATACATTTCTATTTATCTTTTGGATAGATATAATTTATAAAGGCCATAGAAAATTGCCATCCGGCATGTTTGCGTATTCTTATGAAAGGAATTACATTTGTCAAAACGTAAATGAGGAAGATGAAAGAGGAGGATGTTGTCATATCGGTCCTGACCGTCCAGGGGTTAGTCCAGGGAGTCGGCTTCCGCCCGTTTATCTATCGAATCGCCAGCGAAATGAATATCTGCGGGGAAGTAGACAACCGGAATAACGGGGTGTGTATCCGTGCGGTCCTTACCTCCGCGCAGCGAGAACTCTTCATCGAACGCATATATCGTGAACGTCCGAAAGTGGCCTCCATACACCGGATAACCATTTCGGAAAAGATAGAAGCAAAGAATCCATACACGGACTTTCGTATTACTCCCAGTCGGTCGGAATCGGACGAGGTGACGCAGGTTGCTCCTGATATTGCCGTCTGTTCCGAATGCTTACGTGACCGGAAGATGCAAGCGCATCGTTTGCAATATCCTTTTGTCAACTGTACGCATTGTGGACCTCGCTTTTCCATTATCCGTGATCTGCCTTATGATAGGGGCCAGACAACCATGTCGGCTTTCTCGATGTGTCCGTCCTGCCGGAAAGAATACACAACGGTCTGCGACCGGCGTTTTCATGCCGAGCCTGTTGCCTGTAACCATTGCGGTCCGTCTTATTACGCTTTATATAATAAGGTAAAGGTAACGAACTATCCGGAACTACTCGACCTTTCTTCCCGTTTGCTTCGTGAGGGTGAAGTGATTGCTACGAAAGGGATAGGAGGCTATCACCTAATATGCGATGCGAGGAATGAAAAGGCGGTTTCCCGGCTACGGGAGGTCAAGCAACGAGATGGCAAACCTTTTGCCGTACTGTTTCGGGATATAGAAAATATTCGCCGGTACGTTTCCTTGAATGAAGCGGAAGAAGAGTCTTTGCTTTCCTGGCGCCGCCCGATCGTTCTGTTGAAGCAACTCCGAGCATTGGCTCCGTCCGTCAACCCAGGAATGGAGACTTTGGGATGTATGCTTCCTTATATGCCGATCCATTCCGATTGGTTCGAACAGTTGGATACACCTGTATTGGTGATGACAAGCGGCAATATCAGCGAATGTCCGATAGCCATTACCCCCGAAGAAGCAGAAAAGCAACTGGCCGGCAAAGTTCCTCTCTTGCTCCATCATAACCGGGAGATCCATAACCGGGTAGACGACTCCGTGTTACAGATCTGCGGTGGTCAGCCCTGCCTGATACGTCGCTCGCGGGGATATGTGCCGGAACCATTCTTTGCTGACATTCCGGTTGAAGGAATCTTGGCTTTCGGGGCCGAGAAGGTAAATACGTTTGCTTTGGGGAAGGGAGAAACGATTCTGCAAAGCCAATATATCGGCGACCTAAAGAATTGGGAGACCTATCGATTCTATAAGGAGTCACTCGAACGTTTTCAGCATCTTTTCCGTTTCCGGCCGTCCCTTTTGGTCTGCGACCTGCATCCTGACTATCTTTCCTCCCGTGAAGCGGAACGTTATGCGTCGGATCTGCATCTCCCGTTATTGCATGTGCAACATCATCATGCGCACGCTGCCGCTTGTATGCTGGAATACGGGTTGGACGAGCCGGTGATCGCGCTTGTTTTAGATGGAACAGGATTGGGAGATGACGGCAAAGCCTGGGGCGGAGAGATTTTCCTCTGCGACCGCCGGGAATATAAACGACTTTCGCATCTGGAATACGTGCCGCTTCCTGGTGGGGATAAGGCTTCGACTGAGCCCTGGCGTATGGCGGTTGCTTACCTATGGCATTATTACGGAAATGAAATACCTTTTCCTACCGGTTTTAGGGAACGGATAGGGGAGGCGAAGATACAAATGCTTCTGAAGATGATGGAGAAAGGCATTAATACGCCTTATACATCCAGTGCGGGCCGGTTGTTCGATGCTGTCGCGTCTTTACTGGGTGTCTGTGATATCTCTACGCATCAGGCGGAAGCGCCTGTTAAGCTGGAACAACTGGCTTCCGATGAACATCAAAGCCGTTATTCTGTTTTAATAGAAAAGGAATTTATCTCCATGCGTCCCGTATTGGAGGGGATATTGGAGGACCTGGCAGCCGGAGTTCCGGTAGCCGAGCTGTCCGCTCGTTTCCATAATACGCTAGCATGGCTCTTGGTAGAGATGGCTAAACGGTACAGGAAGCAGACGGGAGCAGACAAAGTCGTGATCTCCGGTGGCTGTTTTCAGAACAAACGTCTGACGGAACAATTGCAGCGCATGTTTGCCGAAGCCGGTATCCCTCTGTTCGTATCGGGACGTATACCCTGCAACGACGGAGGTGTGGCGGTCGGACAACTGGCAATAGCGGCTTCCCAGAAGAGGCAGTTATAGTATGAATGCAAAACATATATGTTTTGAAAACGAATCATATATGTTTTGATTGCAAAACACCTATGTTTTAAATGAAGTAGTTATATCGTTAAAGTTATGCATGAATTATCGATTGCTCGAAGTATCGTTCAGCTATCCGAACAGCAAGCTCGAGAACATCATTCTTCGCAGATAGAAGAAGTGGAACTTGAGATAGGCCGTCTTGCCGGGGTGGAGCTGCAAACATTGGAGTTTGCGATGGAAAGTGCGGTGAAAGGCACTTTGCTCGAAAAGGCAAAGATAATCCGCCACTATATAGACGGAGAAGGACAGTGCAGTGATTGCGAAGCGGTCTTCCCTGTCGGGAATTTGTTTTCTCCCTGCCCCGATTGTGGCTCTTATCTGATAAATATTACAAAGGGGAGGGAACTTCGGATTAAATCAATTGTTATAAAATAAACACATAGCGGATTTGCAAATTTGAGCAAAGCGTAGCGAATTAGCTGAAATAGCGTTCGTTACGCTTTGTTTTTCTATTGGGCAGAGCCAACGGAATGCCACCTCGAAGCCAAACGGTGCAGAAGTTCAGTTACCACCTCATTACCCCCGTAATGGGTGCAGATTTCTTGCTAAGAGGTTCTTTTTCTGCGATTTGCGTAATTTTGCATAGCTGTCGGTAACTCACTATAAACTAATTTTGTAACCAAAAAAAGGAGTGAGTTATGCGAAGTACATTCAAGGTCTTATTTTACGTGAAGAAAGGCAGCGAGAAGCCTAACGGCAACCTGCCTCTGATGTGCCGCCTTACGGTGGACGGAGAGATTAAACAGTTCAGTTGCAAGATGGACATTCCCCTGCGGTTGTGGGACGTGAAGACGGGTCGTGCTTCGGGCAAGAGCGTCGAAGCGCAGAGAATCAACCTTGCGGTGGATAAAATCCGTGTGGAGGTAAACCGCCGCTATCAAGAACTGATGCAGACGGACGGGTATGTTACCGCCGCCAAGCTCAAAGATGCCTATCTCGGTATCGGCGTCAAGCAGGAAACCTTGCTGAAACTTTTCGAGCAGCACAACGCCGAGTTCGCCAAGAAGGTCGGGCACAGCAGGGCGCAGGGGACATTCCGACGCTATCAGACGGTCTGCAACCACATTCGGGAGTTTATGCCCCATACCTACAAGCGTGAGGATATTCCCCTAAAAGAGTTGAACCTCACATTCATCAACGACTTCGAGTATTTCCTGCGCACGGAGAAGAAATGCCGCACCAATACCGTGTGGGGCTACATGATTGTGCTGAAGCACATCGTTTCCATAGCGAGGAACGATGGGCGTCTGCCGTTCAATCCCTTTGCAGGGTACATCAACTCGCCCGAAAGCGTCGATAGGGGCTACCTTACCCAAAAGGAGATACAGACGCTCATGGACGCACCGATGAAGAACACCTACCATGAACTCGTACGGGACTTGTTCGTCTTTTCCGTGTTCACGGGTTTGGCGTATTCGGACGTGAAGAACCTCACCGCCGACCGCCTGCAAACATTCTTCGACGGCAACCTATGGATAATCACCCGACGGAAGAAAACCAATACCGAATCGAATATCCGTCTGTTGGACGTTCCCAAGCGTATCATCGAGAAATACAAGGGACTTGCAAGGGACGGTCATGTTTTTCCCGTTCCGAGCAACGGCAGTTGCAACAAGATACTCAAAGAGATAGGCAGACAATGCGGTTTCAAGGTGCGCTTGACCTATCATGTGGCACGCCACACGAACGCCACGACCGTGCTTCTGTCGCACGGCGTACCCATCGAAACCGTGAGCCGCCTATTGGGGCACACGAACATCAAGACCACGCAGATATACGCCAAAATCACCGCCCAGAAAATAAGCCAAGACATGGAAACCTTGTCGCACAAGCTGGAGGAAATGGAGAAGAATATCTGCCGAGCCATTTAGTCACCTTAAAACAGCATACCGATGAAAGAAGAAAGAAACATCATCACGATAGATGAATACGGCAATATCTCCCTGCCGACCGACATAGGCGCAACCGCCATGACCGAGTGGGAAATCTGCGAATTGTTCGGGGTTATCGCCCCGACGGTTCGGGCAGGGATAAAGGCATTCTGCAAGAGCGGAGTATTGAAAGAGTACGGCATCGAACGCCTTGTCCGCCTATCGGACAGAAGCAGCATAGAGGTTTACGACCTCGAAACGATAGCCGCCCTCGCTTTCCGCATCGAATCGTTCGGGGCGGCGAAAGTCCGCAAGCTATTATTAGATAGGATTATGAACGGGCGAAAAGAAAAAACGACGGTTATCGTGTCTGTCGTTGCCGACACCGAGCCGAGCCGCCGATGGATGGCGTAACGGTCTGTCGGTCGGGGTATCAGTCCGTAATACGGTCATACATTCATACGGTCATACCGTCACACGGACGGAAAGGGGCTGTTTCCCGACCGCAGGAAAGCGGAGCAGTCATTCCCGTTTACAAAGGCGAAGCAAGCACGGGGCTTTCCGTCGGCTGCAAGGTCGGGCGGCTACGCCGTTAGGGGAACAATCTCCACCCTCATGCTTCGGGTAGTATTCTTCCCCTAAACCTTGCATCCGACCGCCCCGTGCAGGGAAAGCCTTTGAAAACGGAAACGACCGCCCCGCCACCCACCACCGACCGAAAGGGAAAAATAATAAGGTGGGGTTATACGGGTAAGCAGGCGGCAGGGAGAGCCACCACAGAAAGACCGCCGACACGCCGCAGGGTATTTACGAAGAAAATACCGTAGCTTATTAGGGAATTTTCCGAGCCGCAATACTCCGTATCGCTGAAAATTCCCCAATAAGGCAAGGGGCAAGCCCCTCTGCACACCCCATCGGGGACGGCTCTTTGCCGCCCCCGAAGATACAAAGAATCATTGTTTCACAAGCTAAAAAAGAAAGGAAAAATATATGGGTTTCGTAGTATTGCACATGGAAAAGGCGCACGGTTCCGACAGCGGAACGACCGCCCACATCGAGCGTTTCATCATCCCGAAGAACGCAGACCCCACACGCACGCACCTGAACCGAAAACTCGTTGCTTACCCCGACGGAATTAAAGACCGTTCGGCGGCTATTCAGAGAAGATTAGAAGAAGCTGGGCTGACACGCAAAATCGGAAACAACCAAGTACGGGCAATCCGCATCAACGTGTCGGGAACGCACGAGGACATGGAACGCATCGAAAGGGAGGGGCGTTTGGACGAGTGGTGCGCCGACAATATGAAATACTTCGCCGACACGTTCGGAAAGGAGAACATCGTGGCGGCGCACCTGCATCGGGACGAGGAAACGCCCCACATACACGTTACGCTTGTCCCCATCGTCAAGGGAGAGCGCAAACGCAGGAAAAGGGAAGAGCAGACGAAGAAGCGATACCGCAAGAAGCCGACCGACACCGTAAGGCTGTGCGCAGACGATATTATGACACGGCTAAGGCTGAAATCCTACCAAGACACCTATGCCGAAGCGATGGCGAAATACGGGTTGCAAAGAGGCATAGACGGTTCAAAGGCACGGCACAAGTCCACGCAGCAATATTACAATGAAACGAAGAAACTCGCCGACAGCCTCAAAGCGGAGGTCGTGGATTTGCAGCGGCAGAAAGAAACGGCGCAGGAGGAACTAAGACGGACGAAAAAAGAGATACAGACCGAGAAGCTGAAAGGGGCAGCCACGACCGCAGCCGCCAACATCGCCGAGAGCGTCGGTTCTCTTTTCGGCAGTAACAAGGTCAAGACGCTGGAGAGGGAGAATACCGCCCTGCGTAGGGAGGTAGCCACCCACGGGGAAGCCATCGAAGCCCTGCAAGATAGAATACAGACCATGCAGGCAGACCACAGCAGACAAATGGCGGAGGTACAGCAGAAGCACCGCAGGGAGATAGCGGACAAGGAAGCGAAACACAAGCAGGAAATATCGTTTCTGAAAACGGTAATCGCAAGGGCGGCGGCATGGTTTCCCTATTTCCGTGAAATGCTCCGTATCGAAAACCTCTGCCGCCTTGTCGGGTTCAGCGACGGGCAGACGGCGACGCTCGTCAAGGGAAAGCCGTTGGAGTATGCAGGAGAACTCTACTCGGAGGAACACGGACGGAAATTCAAGACCGAAAAGGCTGGGATTCAAGTGGTGAAAGACCCCACGGACGGGACGAAACTGGTTCTTGCCATCGACCGAAAGCCCATTGCCGAGTGGTTCAAGGAGCAGTTCGACAAGCTAAGGCAGAGCATACACCGCCCCATACAGCCGCAAAAGAAAGGCAGGGGGATGAAGCTATAAATGTTAAATCCTGCCCGATTTGCCGAAAAAAGTGCGGTGCGCCGTTCGTGGTGTACCGCACTTTTTTTATATTTGTTCGCAAAGTGATATACTTTTAAGGAAAATAACAGTCGATTCCGCTGTTAGCATAACGTTATCTGCCGGAATGAATTAACAATAAAAAAGAAAATATTATGATTAGGTATATTGAGAAAGGCGACATATTTCGTATTGAAGGTGTGAGAAATTATGCTCACGGTTGTAATTGTGCCGGTGCTATGGGTAAAGGCATTGCCGTACAATTTAAGGACAAATATCCCGATATGTATCTTGAATATAAAAAGCTATGTAAAGATAAAGAGTTTTGTCCCGGTGATGTATTCGATTATAATTATGGCAATGGGCATGTATATAATCTTGGCACACAAGCGACGTGGAGAACACGGGCTAAAATAGAGTATATCGAAAAGTCATTAACAAAAATGCTTGATTGTGCTACTCGCAGTAATGTAACGGCAATAGCTTTGCCTGCAATCGGTGCAGGATTAGGAGGATTGAAATGGGATGATGTGAAAGCCGTTTTGGATAAAGTTTCAAACGATTATCCTAATATTGATTTGTATGTAGTTGAAACTTATCAAAACGAATAAAGGCAGATAACAAGCGAATCAATCTCCCCAAAGGTCGATTATCCGCTGAACATTACCAATTTAGAATAACGAAAATAAAATAAGCTATGTATAGGATCAAGACATCGGACTTACTTTCTGGAAAAGATATAGCTGAAGAATTGACAAGTATTGAAGTTGTCAAAAACATATCTGATGATTTGTGTGAAACTAAGCAACATTATCTTATGGCGGCTTTCTCATCGGGATATAAAATAGAGTTCTCTTTTGATAA
Proteins encoded in this region:
- a CDS encoding macro domain-containing protein, which translates into the protein MIRYIEKGDIFRIEGVRNYAHGCNCAGAMGKGIAVQFKDKYPDMYLEYKKLCKDKEFCPGDVFDYNYGNGHVYNLGTQATWRTRAKIEYIEKSLTKMLDCATRSNVTAIALPAIGAGLGGLKWDDVKAVLDKVSNDYPNIDLYVVETYQNE
- the hypF gene encoding carbamoyltransferase HypF; the encoded protein is MKEEDVVISVLTVQGLVQGVGFRPFIYRIASEMNICGEVDNRNNGVCIRAVLTSAQRELFIERIYRERPKVASIHRITISEKIEAKNPYTDFRITPSRSESDEVTQVAPDIAVCSECLRDRKMQAHRLQYPFVNCTHCGPRFSIIRDLPYDRGQTTMSAFSMCPSCRKEYTTVCDRRFHAEPVACNHCGPSYYALYNKVKVTNYPELLDLSSRLLREGEVIATKGIGGYHLICDARNEKAVSRLREVKQRDGKPFAVLFRDIENIRRYVSLNEAEEESLLSWRRPIVLLKQLRALAPSVNPGMETLGCMLPYMPIHSDWFEQLDTPVLVMTSGNISECPIAITPEEAEKQLAGKVPLLLHHNREIHNRVDDSVLQICGGQPCLIRRSRGYVPEPFFADIPVEGILAFGAEKVNTFALGKGETILQSQYIGDLKNWETYRFYKESLERFQHLFRFRPSLLVCDLHPDYLSSREAERYASDLHLPLLHVQHHHAHAAACMLEYGLDEPVIALVLDGTGLGDDGKAWGGEIFLCDRREYKRLSHLEYVPLPGGDKASTEPWRMAVAYLWHYYGNEIPFPTGFRERIGEAKIQMLLKMMEKGINTPYTSSAGRLFDAVASLLGVCDISTHQAEAPVKLEQLASDEHQSRYSVLIEKEFISMRPVLEGILEDLAAGVPVAELSARFHNTLAWLLVEMAKRYRKQTGADKVVISGGCFQNKRLTEQLQRMFAEAGIPLFVSGRIPCNDGGVAVGQLAIAASQKRQL
- the hypA gene encoding hydrogenase maturation nickel metallochaperone HypA, with amino-acid sequence MHELSIARSIVQLSEQQAREHHSSQIEEVELEIGRLAGVELQTLEFAMESAVKGTLLEKAKIIRHYIDGEGQCSDCEAVFPVGNLFSPCPDCGSYLINITKGRELRIKSIVIK
- the mobV gene encoding MobV family relaxase; the protein is MGFVVLHMEKAHGSDSGTTAHIERFIIPKNADPTRTHLNRKLVAYPDGIKDRSAAIQRRLEEAGLTRKIGNNQVRAIRINVSGTHEDMERIEREGRLDEWCADNMKYFADTFGKENIVAAHLHRDEETPHIHVTLVPIVKGERKRRKREEQTKKRYRKKPTDTVRLCADDIMTRLRLKSYQDTYAEAMAKYGLQRGIDGSKARHKSTQQYYNETKKLADSLKAEVVDLQRQKETAQEELRRTKKEIQTEKLKGAATTAAANIAESVGSLFGSNKVKTLERENTALRREVATHGEAIEALQDRIQTMQADHSRQMAEVQQKHRREIADKEAKHKQEISFLKTVIARAAAWFPYFREMLRIENLCRLVGFSDGQTATLVKGKPLEYAGELYSEEHGRKFKTEKAGIQVVKDPTDGTKLVLAIDRKPIAEWFKEQFDKLRQSIHRPIQPQKKGRGMKL
- a CDS encoding site-specific integrase — protein: MRSTFKVLFYVKKGSEKPNGNLPLMCRLTVDGEIKQFSCKMDIPLRLWDVKTGRASGKSVEAQRINLAVDKIRVEVNRRYQELMQTDGYVTAAKLKDAYLGIGVKQETLLKLFEQHNAEFAKKVGHSRAQGTFRRYQTVCNHIREFMPHTYKREDIPLKELNLTFINDFEYFLRTEKKCRTNTVWGYMIVLKHIVSIARNDGRLPFNPFAGYINSPESVDRGYLTQKEIQTLMDAPMKNTYHELVRDLFVFSVFTGLAYSDVKNLTADRLQTFFDGNLWIITRRKKTNTESNIRLLDVPKRIIEKYKGLARDGHVFPVPSNGSCNKILKEIGRQCGFKVRLTYHVARHTNATTVLLSHGVPIETVSRLLGHTNIKTTQIYAKITAQKISQDMETLSHKLEEMEKNICRAI